Genomic segment of Caretta caretta isolate rCarCar2 chromosome 4, rCarCar1.hap1, whole genome shotgun sequence:
TAGTATGGTTACTACTGAATGCCACATCCAATCAATCCCAAAACATCAGGcaatgttctaggcatcagtaGGCAGAATCCTATTGATTTGGGGGAAAATCAGAAAACCAAAGAGGGAAATGGGGGACATGGAGCCCCTGGCATGTCTTTAGCAGAACAACAACTTCATCAATTGTCTGTAGATCCAATAACCAGCTGATAGTACCCATTAACACTCTCCAGTTTAATAATGCTCCTACCTCAGCTCTGCCTATCCGCCCAATACAGTTTAACATGTTGAAACCCTGAATAACTTGTCTCCCGtcaggaagaaaagaaataataatgatgGGGCACATGCAGAAAAGGGGGCCATACACACATCTCCTGGCTTGGGACGGGGAAAGGTGGGACATGCAACTCCTGGTAGAGGGGAGATTGGGGGATGAAGAACTGGGGGGCAGATAGAGCCCCTCCTAGCATATGGGGAAAGGGTATTGGGGGGAATGGGCATGCACACAGAACTgctggtggggtgtgggggaacaCGGAGGCCCTGGTGTGGGGAGATGGCAGAACGGGGCCACACAGTGCCACTGTCTTATGGGGGAAAGAGGAATCAGACAGAGCCCACCATTGGGAAAGGGCGGAATGGAGGAAGGTGGGAACGAGGGCACACAGAGGCTGCTGGCAGAGGGGAGACTGGGGGGAGTTGCacggagtccctgaaatagagggggagcagagggggcttattgggagggatgcagggtgcCCCTGGGCTGTGCAATGAGCTCAGCCTACACAAGCCACTAAGTATGTGTCCCTCTCATACTGTGAACTTTTGATACTGATTAATAGTTATTGTGTCATTAAATGCAGAGGAACATGGACTTTAAAATTACTTCAGCTAACAAAATGCCTCTAGTGAATGAAATGGGGCCATATCCTACCTTGCTTTCTCAGTTTTTATTCAACTCTGTGTGAAAGTTGATGGGACATGGAAACAGCTGTTCTAGcttctataaaaataaaaatgtgctgGTTGCTATAGAGATTGTCTATCTACAGTCTGCTCCAAAGCCCCCATCAGACCATGGACACAGATGAACCTGCAGACAGGCGGAACCTGGCTCCGCATACTTTGCTAACCAGACAGACTGTATAGGCATTGGGTGCTTCTATGGAGACAGAAAGGGGCAGTAGTTCATTCAGAAtccttccctctgccctgccagtcATTCTCCTCACATGCACTGTGGTATAAATTGTAACCCAAACACAGCAGACCAGGTCCTGGCAGAGAACGTCTCATCCGAGATGGCCAGCAGCTCTGAGGCACAAGCTGGGGTTGTCTAGGTGACTCTCACCTATGTCCTGGGTATTTTCTATAGCAGCTCGCCCCTTGGTGGGAATGGAGGGACTATTCAACACAGACCTGGATCAAATGATTAAAGGTGGCAGAGTGGATCTGCTCTCTCGCCCAggagaagactgggactttcttGTCTGCCCAAGTGACCAAGAGCTCTCCACCAAAGGGACATTCTCCATATCTGGCATATTGGGGAAGGCACACCCTAGGCTCTAGCAGCTGTGTTGGTGGCCTCTAAGCTTATTTGAAGATTTGCACATGAAGGGATGAAAAGCAAAGCCTGCCGCTGAGGTGTTAACAGCACAGCGCAGGGGCTCTTCCTTACAAAAAAGCAAAATCCTGCATATGTACAACTTTCCACAGCTTCTCCATCCAGCTGTATGTTCACTAGGTACCCACATGTGTCCTTGCAGCCATGCCATGGGCTGTGCACTGTCCCAGAGGTACACAGTAAAGGGGTTAATGTGACACAGCAAAGACAATAGGCTATTCTGTACTGAGTGCACTGCTCCCAGGGGGAACTGCTTCATTTACACTCATCCCACAAGTTTTCCCAATGAAGTAATTTACACATTGAAACCTGCCCCATGTGATTTACTCACCCACTGTAATTAAGGATTCCACTAACCCGAACATTATAAGCCCTGCCAAGGAATTAAGAGGCAGTTTATGCACAAACTACTGGATGAAGGGCTAGGTGGCTCCAGGCCTAAGGTGCAAGTTATTCAGTCACTGTGCAACGGCACACAATTGAAGTTAAATGGTATTTCACACTGCCACCTAGTGTTTCCACATAGAATAGCAGGCAACATTCTATacaaggatttttatttttgaacacaCAATACCACATTCAAACTAGGTTTAATTCATCACTGGTGCTCAACTTCAAATGAAAAACACTGGCAGAAAACTTTAAGGCCCAgtgggaggcagtggagaggaTGGCTCTGGGTCCTGGAGTCAGTGTGTACAAATACCTCACATTTAAGTTgtaaccaaaaacagagagactTTGATGGCCTCATCCACTAATGAATCTTGACGTTTCCAAGGCAAAATGGTATTTTAGGGACAGAATCTGTCCTCCTCACTCTGTGAAACCAATATGGCTGTTTGCAGAGTAAGATACTGTGCAACATGATTGAGGAGGACAGACTCTGGTCCTTACCGAAAGCTCAGTATAACAAACCTGACAGTTTTTTGGTCTCTTTTTACAGCAGATGTATAACGTGTCTATTTTATAGTCATCATACATTTATATTTCTTGCAATCCCATTTAACTGTACAATAAACTTATTGGTGTACAGTTAAAACTTTGTGTCTGGCTTTTACTCACCACATCCAGCTTTCCTTCATACCCGACTAAAATGAAAGCTATTTAACTCAGATCAATATAGTTAATACAGGAGCAGATCCTGATtcctttactcacattgagtatcCCCTTACTCTGTAAGCAGTCCCATAGGAATCAACCATTGCCGTTTTGCATTCTTTTAAATTCCATTGCAGCTTTGCATTCTTTTAAATCAGGCTCCCTTAAGATGTTTTAAATTGAGAATGGCGAAAGATGTGAGACATCCAAAAACCccaagtcccttttgaaaatcttggtttatgATCTTTGCCCCCTGCTTCCTTCACGGCGGAGCAATGAGGAGGCTTCTGAGGGGTGCTGATGAGTAGGTTGGGGGAATAGGGGCACATAACAAAATCCATAAAATGTAACAAGCCAAACTGAACATGGATAatcaaagaaatgaaaataacAAGGCAGACTTCCTTAAAAGAGACACTAGCACAAGATGAGAGCAACTATAACATAGCCATCTGAAGAAAAGCTTTCCTGTTTATAAGCAAGATTTTTACATCTGGTGTCAACATAATACTCGTAGGCGTCCACAGAAGATAACTTCTCTTGCATCTTAGCTGGCTAGGCTAGAAGCTATAAATCACAAGCCTCCATGACAAGCAGACTGTGTCTTACTAAACAGTCATGCTAATCTGTCCGCACATGATCACAATTAACCAGGAGAATGGCCACCAATATCACCAATACAAGATCTCTGctcccactttttaaaatttaaatatttggaaGCTATATTTTCAGCTGGTAAGCAAACAATTAGCTGTCAATCTGACTCAGAGATCCCCACACACAGTGTGTGGGGTATGTTGTTCTAAACCAAAAATCAGCCATACATTTTCAGGCTTGTTTTAGATTAAAGGAGAAGAGCAAAACAAGAAGGAACAAAAGTACACACTGTACTCCCTCTGGGAGAGTTTATCTCCTCTGCCACAGGTTGTATCCGAATTCAAAACAACATGGCAGTTACTCCAGCCTACTCCTAGATATTTGAAAGTATAATCCACAGAAAACTAAAGTCAAAGTCCATCTGACATCATTAATACTCTACATATGTTCAACATGCCTGTTGAGGCAGTGTGGGCATAACTGAATTGCTGAAAACAAACTCTGCTGCTGTAGTAAGGCATTTCTGTTCCCTGAAAATGCTCTGTCCAGGTATTTATATCAAGCCCATAACCATGGAATCTGGGCACTaaaaacctgatccaaagctctatGAAGCCAAAGAagactttctattgacttcagtgggctttggatcaggccctcagagaATTCTGTATGCAAAATATAGAAGGATTTGTATTTTCCAGCCCTTCCTTTAATTATACTACTTGAGTGTCTACGGAAGAGATCGTTTTCCATTGTTAACACCACCTGCCCATTGGGTCATTAGGACAGTGTCATGGAAAAGTGAATGCAAAGAGATAGTACTTCATTTCTACTCTGAAGGTGGTGGGATTTTTCTGGGAtgcagggggaagagagggagtttTTAATCTGCACAAACTAGCAAAATCTCAGTGGAATGAAGTTATGTGAGAAAAATGATTATTGTGTATGCAGTGTGCTAGTCACTTCACACAGCAGTGGGAAAACAATGCTCTTTCTCCAAAGGGCCTTTATGAGAATATAATTGGTAAGTGGGCAATGGTTTGAAAATCAAGGCAGTGTGTTTCCAGCTCCTTTGTCAGTATGTTGACTTTGTGGATTGCAATCTCTTTTGGGCAGACACCTGTAATGTTTGTATGTCTGAATTGCCTAGCATGCTTCTGGGAGCTGGAACAATAACAATTGGGCCCACAGACAGAAAGATGACAGTAAAGCCGACAGGATGGGCTTCCCCTGTCCCCCATCCTATTCAGCTGGAGCCAGAAATCACCCATGTCTCCCAGGCAGAAGAAGGCAGAGCCAGCAAGTAGCTGCTCTGAACAAGGGGGGCCTTGAAGACAGGCTCTTGTTCCTACCTCCAGTTAGGCCTAGAGAGACTGACATACCACATCTCCAGGGAGATGGGAGCTGCTCAGGAGGCAGGTATCTGGCCAGCCATgacaagcccctgccccagtaaACAGCTGGACACCAGCCTACTGTGCCTCCATTAGGGAGATCTGTTCAGTACCGCACGGTGCTGGCTGGCCATTAGAACAGCCCCCAATGACTGGAGAGAGGAAGGTgcaagggagaggaggagaacacTGTTTAGACAAGCTAGTGGTATGGAATTGACACGGAGCTAATAAGGAATATGTCTCTCTCTCATCTGGATTACTTTGCttatttgttgttctcctttctcCAATCCTCCAGGTGTAaattagagctggatgaaatttttcattcaagccattttttgacaaaaactggccttaaaaaaaaaaaaaggcagaattttttgtggaatttttgaaaaaaattttcaaatgttttgattaaaattttttttttaaaaagtttgtttttcaaaaccaaaaatacCACCCCGCTTTATCGTCCTTTCCTGCCCCTCCTTGTCCagtggcaaaaaagaaaaagggagagggggagataCCAAAAAAACTAAAACCCCTCAAAATTGGAGTTTTTtggtcaaaacatttcaatttttttcatgaaacagaTTTACCATTTTTCAAACCATCACTAGTGTAAATTTTGTCTCCTCTTTGTTCTTTGGGTAGGGACCTTGTCCTGTTACCAGTTTGTAAAGGACCTAGCACCCTGTGggtgctaaataaataaaaggacatAAAATCAAAGTACATGTATGTTCTCTTACAGTTATTTATAACATTTCCCTGGTACCAGGCATAGCAGCCTCTCTGAGCAGCAATGTTAAAATTTTCCTGTATGTGTCCACGACCATCTGGGCAGAAGGCCTTTCAGCTGGGTTCTTCTTCTTACATGCTGCATGGATGTCAAACAAATGGAACCTGACAATATCACTTCCTTCAACGTGCCCCAAGAAAAAATTGGAGACATCAGGAATTTTCCATATGTCCGTCTTCTCGTCATATGGAGGCATGAGGTCGTCTTCAAATGGCACCTCCTCTCCATAGGGCCAGAGCTGTTCAGGAGCTACAAACTCGCCTTGGAGCTCCCGATGGCCACACTTCACCAGCCTGCCAGCGCTCTTGTTCACAAGAGGCAAGGCATCCAAGTCATTCACTAGAACGTGAAAGTCACTTGTCAGCAGATACTGCGATAACACCTTGTCCAAGTCATTGGAATCACACATTACTAAGGTGCCCAAAGGACTGTTGTGCAAATAATGGATGATGCTCACATAGTCGATTGCGAGCATGAATCTGCGATGCCAAGTATTCAAGCCTTTATATTTGGGAAGGTCCAGCATTTTATTCAGGTTCTTCAGGGAGCCTAATGGGTGATACTGGGTAAGGATTGTGAACTGCTTCTCGCAATAGCCAAGCAGTCTGACAACATACTTGCTCTGGAGAGATTTCAGCATCTTCAGTCCATGAAGAAAATCTTCCTCCAGCTCTGAGTTGGCGAGCTGGGAAAGGGATACTTTGTTTTCCTTCCATTCAGAAAGAAAGACCTaaaaaca
This window contains:
- the POMK gene encoding protein O-mannose kinase, whose amino-acid sequence is MDKKLHYIKKELLRREIPPVLLVLLLLAVLLLNFLLYMHLNNFSVTTVQPDVDSSLCPFGYFRLGLLKNCSPWLTCEAINTEVRKLKCVGEGAVKKVFLSEWKENKVSLSQLANSELEEDFLHGLKMLKSLQSKYVVRLLGYCEKQFTILTQYHPLGSLKNLNKMLDLPKYKGLNTWHRRFMLAIDYVSIIHYLHNSPLGTLVMCDSNDLDKVLSQYLLTSDFHVLVNDLDALPLVNKSAGRLVKCGHRELQGEFVAPEQLWPYGEEVPFEDDLMPPYDEKTDIWKIPDVSNFFLGHVEGSDIVRFHLFDIHAACKKKNPAERPSAQMVVDTYRKILTLLLREAAMPGTREML